A region of the Theileria equi strain WA chromosome 4 map unlocalized gcontig_1105316255039, whole genome shotgun sequence genome:
TTCAAAGCCATACTGTCCACTACGAGGTGCTATTGTGGAAATAAGATTAAGATATTCTTTATAGTCTTCTACAGAAGATTTACCACCAGAATTACCCTTAATATCAGCAAGTTTCTGATCATACTCTTCCTCAGTAATGctcctccattctccacCAACATTCCTCTCAAAGTATCTGCCTCTTCCTGACGAATTCTCCACGACAATTATTTCTAGTAGTTTTACATTCCCTTTTCTATAAACAAGACAAGAAAGGCAATAGTCACCGTTTCCACCATTCCATAGTTCCTCgttaccatcctttacttgGATAGCGACATGGCCAGGTTTAGGGTAAAAGTGCTTAGTTGTAACGCCTAGTAACTCTGTTTCAAATATTGTGCACTGATCAGTACTAGTTTTAAAGGAAAGGTCAATGTCTGAAGTACGTTCGGCAGGAACCCTTAAACCTAGCATCTTTTCTCCATGATTATCACAGACCGTCCACTTCCCATCTTTAAGTTCAAGATAGTACTCCTTAGAAGCGCCAGATGTCCTAGTTACTACAAGAACAAGTTCAGGcttcttatccttgtttAGGTAGGCTTTAGCATGATCAAATgtttctccagaggaaaGGGTGTAGATATCTTCACTGCCGTTCACAAGCTTGGAGACGCTAACACCTTTATTAGGAACAATGAGTTTCACTGTGTTTGCAACAAAGGAATACTCGAAGAATTCGCACTCATCCTTATCTGGACTGGTAAGATCCAGAGTAACTCCATCCTGTTCAGCTGATTCTTCCACCGTCAGATATTCTACCTTTCCAGTATTACGTCTACGAGCTGATGGCTGTATatactcttcttcatagACAGTTCCATTAGCAAGATCCCAGACCAGTCTTCTGCCGCTAGATCCACCTTTCCTTGTCTCCTCTACAAAATCACCAGTCAaaatttcatcttctgcATAGTCGTCTAGAACCTGGATAGATAGTCTGTCAGTGGGAAGTCTGGAGCCCTTGCAGTTACAAAGTCCTACTAGACAGGATGtcagaagaatggaaaagatatTCATCTTCCCTTAAATGCTCATCCACTAGGACACACCATGAGATgtttgatgaggatataGTGTTTTAGGCCCGTGACACTTTGAGAAGACgagtggaagaatgaagaggaggaagaatagacaatgCATGGGGcgaagaagagaatgtcTGGAAAGGGAAGATTAACAAAAGTGTTCACTACAATTTTTTGCTGCGATAAATAGCGATAACATGATAATTTGTACCTGTTATATGAGCACCCTTGCAGTGGAAGAAGGCTGCTCAATCGCTCTCAGTAGCAGTCGTAGAGATTTATAGAGGTGGTTATTCCCTGAGTTTATCCAATGGAAGACGCAGTATAAAACTCTTACTATCCTTTAAACTTCTTTGGTGTTGTACTGAGCTATGTTGGTTATTACTATGACAAGTTTGGCAGGTTATCCACGCCCATCATTCTCCTTGATGCTCATCTTACAGAGTTATTCTGGGTATAAAATTGTGTACAACCTTCTTAAAATTCATGGCTATGCTTGATGAGAAGCCAAAATTTTTACGCAAGACTTCATGGTAGACAATAGTTGAGTGCCTCTGTCGCTGGGTTTCTCCAGTTATCCCGGCTAATTATGCATTATAACCCACTATTTACATTCCTATATAGAGCTAAAAATGTATACTGTGAGATAATTCCAGCTATATATAAAACTAGCGTAGATGGGAACAAAGTATCCCATGAAGACTACTCTCCTACTATGCACTAAAAAGGACTGTTTGAGACCTGTCACATTTTTACCTAATTCTCTTATTTATATAGAGGCGTATCACGCCCCTTTATCTCCAATGTACCCTGCCACAACCGCTGCATGCAAGCTTAAACTCCAACTGCCACAACTCTCTTCAGCGTcattataaagtttatTCTGCACAATATGCAGAAATTTACAACAGAACCATCATTATAATCATATAATAAAGATGATTAAAACAGTGGAGTTGTATACTTAAGGCACAGTTAGCCATTAAAACGAGGATCTAGTATGACACTCCTTTAACATATGTTCTGGGCCATCTATGGGCACATAAGCCCTGCACCACCGTATTTTCCCTTATGCCATTACTATAGATTGTACAAAAAAATTACAGTGCAAGCCAAACTCCGGTTATGCTAAAAACATTGAGGGAATGTGAAGAAGAGACCTCCATTATATCCACTCCTGACCGTGATATTAGGCCCAAAATGGGCACAAGAGGAGATGGTAGAATTAAACTATAGAGgtgaaaaaatggaaatttaAAAGTGACGGAAACTGCACATTTGGGGATAGAAGAGTCCACACAATATCGCCGCCCACTTTGCGGTCCCAAATCTCATTCTATCCGTAATTTAGCCCTAAACTCCTGTGTTTCATGATTTAAAGTATTTTTGCACCAAGGATTTGGGCAAATAGTTGCAGTTTTAACGACTTACTAACCCTTTAAATAcatcaaaatatcgcaatTGGTCCTTTAAATTGCCCAAAAACGGAAAACTGGGGAGCTCAAGTATCGCTAAAAGAAGCTCCTgaaaaagacaaaattTGTTCGATTGGAAGAGTAAAGATACGCACGGAGAAACTGAGATATTGAGACGGTAGATGGTCCAGTAGCCAGAGGACTACCACAAGTAGGTCAAGGAGCTCCTGTCTCTCTACATCTGCATTTTCCACTGAGGCATTTACCCTTTAGGTACAATAAACGGAATGGAAACATTGTAAAGCTGACAGAATAACTCAGAAACCTGCCGGA
Encoded here:
- a CDS encoding hypothetical protein (encoded by transcript BEWA_054760A), with amino-acid sequence MNIFSILLTSCLVGLCNCKGSRLPTDRLSIQVLDDYAEDEILTGDFVEETRKGGSSGRRLVWDLANGTVYEEEYIQPSARRRNTGKVEYLTVEESAEQDGVTLDLTSPDKDECEFFEYSFVANTVKLIVPNKGVSVSKLVNGSEDIYTLSSGETFDHAKAYLNKDKKPELVLVVTRTSGASKEYYLELKDGKWTVCDNHGEKMLGLRVPAERTSDIDLSFKTSTDQCTIFETELLGVTTKHFYPKPGHVAIQVKDGNEELWNGGNGDYCLSCLVYRKGNVKLLEIIVVENSSGRGRYFERNVGGEWRSITEEEYDQKLADIKGNSGGKSSVEDYKEYLNLISTIAPRSGQYGFETPQFVPPLADYSRQHSFSPPPDPKTLDLASLTDPRYKTVDVDIAGAPARVYIINHREDVKEVKYNGKEVWKAYDVLDASGYTTPGKCAYCITFLRGTGTAMILVNIHNVTVYREIFRYKEKTGYFGGGGPGWSRSITEYAQEIAALKTCTGPPTKFTLDISSAKGNGRFKLKKSVVEGITIRYYSSKPGNLIEKVVDGSAGLWNAEHDTVCYLCELHSKGTSKLLRIHTEQNYKIKLHYFENEGSGWSTLKKYEFEERLERMQ